From one Triticum urartu cultivar G1812 chromosome 3, Tu2.1, whole genome shotgun sequence genomic stretch:
- the LOC125545612 gene encoding protein trichome berefringence-like 7, whose product MVTASFSRSTSARLTARGGVGSPRVSSAAAANRKWWGSPSGPSFESTVALALCLASAALVLSCGLYLYVSRYLGQGQGQGRAVAEFAGDSLDTCNVFDGSWVRDERYPLYNSSECPFAERGFNCLANGRRNTEYLKWRWKPRQCDMPRFSARSVLEWLRGKRVVFVGDSMSRTQWESFICMLMTGVDDPKKVYEVNGNQISKTIRFLGVRFESFNLSVEFFRSVFLVQQTPAPPLHVTKRVRAILKLDKMDDLSRKWVNADVLIFNSGHWWTPSKLFDMGCYFEAGGLLKLGTSVNSAFKMALETWASWVKEKVDLKRTRVFFRTYEPSHWSGLNQKVCEVTERPTTEAIGADRSEFRDILADVVANMSVPVTILNVTLMGAFRSDAHIGIWSHPSTILDCSHWCLPGVPDAWNELIFSHLLTDGWRKLAG is encoded by the exons ATGGTGACCGCGAGCTTCAGCCGGAGCACGTCGGCGCGGCTCACAGCGAGGGGCGGCGTAGGGAGCCCCCGGGTCTCGTCCGCGGCGGCCGCAAACCGCAAGTGGTGGGGGTCACCGTCTGGCCCGTCTTTCGAGAGCACCGTCGCCCTGGCCCTTTGCCTGGCCTCCGCCGCGCTCGTGCTCTCCTGCGGCCTGTACCTCTATGTTTCCCGGTACCTGGGCCAGGGCCAGGGCCAGGGCCGCGCGGTGGCCGAGTTCGCCGGCGACAGTCTGGACACCTGCAACGTGTTCGACGGCAGCTGGGTGCGGGACGAGAGGTACCCCCTGTACAACAGCTCGGAGTGCCCGTTCGCGGAGAGGGGGTTCAACTGCCTCGCCAACGGGAGGAGGAACACCGAGTACCTCAAGTGGCGGTGGAAGCCGCGGCAGTGCGACATGCCGCGCTTCAGCGCCCGGAGCGTGCTGGAGTGGCTGAGAGGGAAGAGGGTCGTGTTTGTGGGGGATTCAATGAGCCGAACACAGTGGGAGTCCTTCATCTGCATGCTCATGACAGGGGTGGACGACCCCAAGAAGGTTTATGAGGTGAATGGCAACCAGATCTCGAAGACGATCCGATTTTTAGGAGTGAGATTTGAGTCATTCAACCTCAGTGTGGAGTTCTTTCGGTCGGTGTTCCTTGTACAGCAGACCCCTGCTCCTCCTCTACATGTGACAAAAAGGGTCCGCGCGATTCTCAAGCTGGATAAGATGGATGATCTTAGCAGGAAATGGGTGAATGCCGACGTGCTTATTTTCAATTCAGGGCATTGGTGGACTCCCAGCAAATTATTTGACAT GGGTTGTTATTTTGAGGCTGGAGGCTTGCTTAAACTGGGAACATCAGTTAATTCTGCTTTCAAAATGGCACTGGAAACATGGGCTTCATGGGTCAAGGAAAAAGTGGATTTAAAACGAACACGTGTCTTCTTCCGGACATATGAGCCATCTCATTGGAG TGGCTTGAACCAAAAGGTATGCGAAGTAACAGAAAGACCTACAACCGAGGCCATAGGAGCTGACAGGAGTGAATTTAGGGATATACTTGCTGATGTTGTTGCGAACATGAGCGTTCCTGTCACTATACTGAATGTGACTTTGATGGGGGCCTTCAGGAGTGATGCGCATATTGGTATTTGGAGTCATCCTTCTACCATACTTGATTGTAGCCACTGGTGTCTTCCCGGAGTTCCAGATGCTTGGAATGAGCTAATATTTTCTCACCTTTTGACGGATG GTTGGCGAAAGCTGGCTGGCTGA